The genomic segment TCTGCAATTTGAGAAAAATCGCACTTTTTATTGCATTTTTAAGCTTTGTTGTCCAATATATCATTTTGCAGTTGTTGCTATCAGTTATATTTATTGATCATCTGGACCTTGTTCTTGTAAATTTGTCCAGTACTTCCTCAACTAGGAGAAATCTTTTGTTTTGCACACTTATTCTAATAATCTGTACAAATTGGTCCATTGCAACCtttcaaaaaaattgatttgtggattagaatttggatagccatgatttaggcaagttgGAAATGTTGATATTGTCTTGAAGAAATTATAATTGCCTTTTGAGCCAATATTTTAATATCAATAACCTATCATCTCTTTATATAACAAACCATTAGGACATTGTTGACTCTTATTAGAGGTCAAAACATCTTGAATagtaagcatttttaaattcatTTGTGTTATTTCTATCATCATTTTTACTCTCCTTCATTCTCTTTGAGTTGAACTGGAGATTCCTCCTAACATGGGCAGTCTATAGCCCTTGGTCACTGTACGTCATGTCTCATATCAAGCTCTTTTTGTATTGTAATTTGCCATAGACTATTGTGATAAGAGTCCTTTTAGTTTTGGAAATTGTTAACCTTGTCTAGTTAGTCCACTaaaatcatgtgcaaaatggaaccTCAAATAAACTTGCATCTATTTTAATCGAGCTTGCATGCGAGTTCAGAGCTAACCTGTTTTGATGGATCTAAACCTGAATCAGCTATTGGGCACCTTAAAGTTCAAACCTGAGATGCTATTAGCTTTTGTTATCACAAGTTCTATGATTTATGTTCTGATCAAATATATTGCAGATCAAGTTCTGGACTTATGCAAAACTTGCCTCTGAATATATTAAGGAAAAATGCTGTCAAGATCACTTGAAACCATCATATTGGAAGTTTTGGCTTAAAATGCTTCTAAGCTTGGTTTCATATACCTAGCTACCTGCACGGTTAATTGTAAATTTGGATTTGTTTCTAACTGAGATTGCAAAACCCATGCTCAGTTTCTGCACATGGATTGTTCCAACCTTTTCCCCTCGACTTATGAATGATATAATGGTAACAAGAAATAGCACTCATTGCTTGTATCAGTGACATGGTTTTGCCTCAGGTCTTTATGAACCACACCTCTCTTATATTGTTCACTGGTCTCACTCTTGTTTATGATTTTTGCTCTATGTTTATTAATGTGTCACCACCATttgtacatatatagacattaaATTGTTTTATCGTGAAATACTGTTCTTGTGCTTTATAATTGTAAAATTCTTCAAAATCACGGCCTGAGCATATGTCAAAGTCAACTAAGCTAGTATTACTACATTGATCTGTCATGACCTTTTCATTTTCACTTGCCTGTTAGCTCCAAATGTATGAAGTTTTAGTATGGAGGTGGCCATATGGTTCTGCTGGTATTCTACTGACGTGATGATTGTTTGTATTTTTTCACCGTTACCTGCATCACTTTTATCTTGACAAACAGAAAGCGACTGCCATCAATGATTGAGCACTCTGGATGTCATGAGATGGTTGTCACTTTTTCTACCATTTTTCTCTTGATGAGATTTAATCACTCCCTCTCTACATTGCTGAAATCATTCAACATATCAAAAGTCCCATATTATGTAATTGTATCTTTTACTTTTCCTTGTACCTTGTGGACAACCAATTTTACATTGGGTAGGACATCTATAACATATTTATTGATTCAGGATGCAGGAGTACATGCTTTATCAAATGTATGCCATGTTGACGTGGAGCGCATAAGTAAAAGAAAGCCTGGTGAAGTGGTTTGTAACTAGCACTCTTGAGTATGTAATTGTTAAGTTACCTAATGCAGTTTCTATGCTTCCAGTAAGAGtgacttttttgttttttaattaatttttatgtttatttAATTTCTGCTATCAGTTAAGTATGTGAAGGAAAAGTATATGCAGAATGCTTAGATCCTCTCATTCGCAGTGATGCGGATTGCCTATTTGTCTTTTAATACATGGTAGGTGATAAGTTTGTTAGCAAAAGACTTATCGAAGATCAACaaaatatgtatgcaaggtgttCCTGAAAAGGAGAAAGTCATTCTTTTAGGATATATGTTTAAAGAATGATTCAATATGTTGAATAATTTCGAATCCTTGTGGCAACATGCATCTTAAAGAGCAACATTTGAGATATCACGGGGATTACGGATTTGGTGTATGACATGCTAGATAACCAGTCTTTGTTGTCCTGTTATATTTATCTAGTGATTGTTTAACAGTACCCAGTATCTAAGCCATCTTGGTGGGTGGACATAATAAGAGGAACCTATTTCTCTGTTTATcctagtcaagaaagaaggttAGAAAATTTGGGAGGAACTGAGAACCTGAGATGTTACATTATCTTAGCTGGTTTTGACTAACTGAGATAggtcctgtttgggggagctgttggaagtagagttgttggaagtagagctgtctgaagtagagctgttataaaaagctgtttgctgtttggtaactacattcgtaaagtgctgtggtactttgttttgtgtttggtaaacaaactaagaaagtacttttgtatgataaaattaccataaaggacatttcatagtattatacaacagaacataataaaatataacatatattagtacataaatatacgatatagtataatattattgtaatataaaataatattattataatatagcataatagtaatataattattagagtaaattaatatttggtaatagaacataatattaaattatttaacataacatattaatgtattatgatataatgtaatatatattatatttatagtataatacaataataaaggtataaaatattataattattagtataaattaatttttcacaatctaacataatattaaattatttaaaataacatattaatatattataatgtaatgtaatataatataatatttatagtataatataataataaagatataaaatattataattattagtgtaaataattaataatgttgaaatatatttatttattatcttatttattcatttattcattcattcattcatttatataaatatttatttatttatttattttttattttttaaattttcttttcttctcttttttttctttctttttcttctttttttccttttctttttcttttcttttttttttctcttcttctccttccttcctctcccctgttcttctttcttctcctcccacgCGGCCGGCGGCAccggaagggggccaggccgCCGCGGCTGCGGGAGGGGGCCAGGtcggggccggcggcggccgcggctgGCCTCGTGGGAAGTGCCCTCCTCCCGTGAGGCCGTCAGCGCCGGGCGGGCCGTGGCGGATGCGGGAGGGGGGCGGGTCGTGACTGCCGGCGGCCGCAGgaacccccttcttcttcctattcttcgGCCCCTCCCACCGTGggacctccttcttcttcggccccttcttcttcctgttcTTCGGCACCGCCCCTTTCTGGGACGGGTCgtcgccggcggcggccgcggaaAGGGGAAGACGAcctgtcttcctcttcttcggcacctccccaccatgggggcaggggagagggagggggtgcgacggcggggcagagggagagggtgcagcggcaggggagagggagtggggttgggggggagaggaagagacggtgagagagaggtttttgggtggaattttttttttaaatgggggtattttggtcaaaaatacagctttccgaaaaagctgaaaacaacatttttgaaaagctccaaattggagcttccccccaaaagctgttttcagcttcccgcaaaagctgaaacagcttttcgaaaaatttaccaaacactcttttttagctaaaagtacttttggagggccagaaagtgctttttggccctccaaaagctcccccaaacagggccataatcaaaatattatttggtATAATAAAACCCTGGATCAACTATTTTCTTAAATCATTTAGCTTAATACTTGATACATAAGGTACCGATTTAGGATTGAAAAAATGATAGATAGGAAATCTTGGCCAATATTATTGATATTGTCTTGGCTGATATCACAAGACATATTGGCTTATATTTCTGAGATAATTAGGGATGTGATTTTATAAGCCATGTTTTGGGTGCCTGATATTGATACAAATCAATATCTCGGCTGGATGAATACTGTTGATTTCAGATGAACCTCATTACTCCTGCTGAGGTCTTTGCCTGTGTGTTCAGTAATAACAATTAGTCCATCTAAGTTAATTCCTTTGGCCCTTTTAAGTCAATATGTTTAATATGTTAAGCCACAAATTATGCTACTCCTATATTTTTATACGTATTTGCTTACTCTTCTTATTTTGTGCTTCCAGCCTTCCACTGTGTACTATATCTTAAAATTCACTGCTTGCAACTCCTGCATTAGTCTCTGCTTATTATGCTCTCTTGTTATGCAACTGTGCACAACTCTGTTCTCAATAACTCTAACAAAAGTAATGCTATATGCCTGCATGTTATCATTCTTTACAAATGCAGTTGCCACCTCATGAACCTGGAGTTGTTAGACGTGCTGTGAACCATTTCTTACAGGTGTGTTTGTTTCTCATCCAACTTTGTGATCAATTTCCTTCAGGCCCATATTTTTCTCATCATAAACTGATTTAGGGCCATAGTGGATCTCATGGCAATTTACATCTATTATATTCTGGTATATACTTATACAATGAGAGATTGTAACTAATCTGTGGGtcctatttgttttttttttttttgataattttgcactgatgatGTTCAGAACTAGATATAGTTTGTTCTCATATGTATGGGTTCACTGTGAAAACTCAAAGAACATTGTCCCAGAAGATTGATATTTACCACTTGTTTTTTTGGGTATCTGGCAGAAGAATGAAGGTGATATAATGGTGATTGATGTTCGATGTGTCCCAGCAAATTTTCATGCTAGATTCAAGGCCCTAGAGCGCACGTAGGTGGCAAGGAAGCTTCTTTTTGTGCAAAGTTACAGTTTACATACTTTATAATAATATGCTTGTTTAAATGATTTCGTTTATATCCATGTATAAAGTAGGGAATTTTGAGATGTTTATATTCATAGCTATAAAGTAAGGATTTTTGGATATATCTGGAGTAAGCATCATTATCTAACccaaaagaaggagaaaaacTAAATACTTTGTGATCAAGACGAGAATATTTAAGATCAGAAGTGTTTGCCACTACACTGGAAATCTAATTATTAGCAACAAGCCCTTTCAACAAGTAAAAGCAATAATAGGGTCACATAAGACATTTTGACAGGCACTAGTAATGATGATTGGGTGTGATATATGAAGCTCATCTGTTGAAAAATTACTTATACTTCTACCTTTTactcaatgattttttttttaaacatgtATTCCTGGAAATCTCATAGTTTTACATTAAAATATTGtttttatgtaaaatttttCATAGGTACCACTACCGCATACTCTATGGGCCAGAGCCCTTATCAACCTTTGACAAAGAGCGTGCCTGGCACGTTTCAGAGGAGCTAGATATACCTGCTATGAAGGTTCATTATTTGCTTTACTTTTACTCCCTAATTTCCTCTTCAATTATGGTTTTGTTTTATCTAACAAATGCTTTCCATGCAGAAAGCATGCAGCATACTTGTTGGTTGTCATGATTTCAGTTCATTTAGGGCTGCTGGCTGCCAGGTTAACTTTTGTTCCAAAGCTCTTGAGGAATGAGATTTCGTGTGAATTTGTAAACATCATTTAGTAATTATTATCGAAAACTTGAAATATACTGGGAAGAAAGTAAGAAACTAGTGCCAGGCATTTCTGTGTTATTCATCTTTTAATTTGCTTTCCATATAAATTGATGCTAACATTTGCAAGTTTAAACTGCTTCAACTCTCCCTTTGGCACTTTGCATTGAAATTTCTGAGGAAATAAAAAGTGTCATTTAACCTTAGCGAAAaataaaagatgaaaaaaaagtGAAATAAATCAAGGAAAATAAATTAGAAATCATCTTAAAATAAAATCTTGCTTAAAACATCAGGGTGTATTGTTTTAGTTGTTTGATAAAGGAGTAAAAAATCATTTTTCTAAAGTACGTCTAATATATGATTTTGCTGTTTGCTAAAATCTAAGATATGCCAATAAATGTGTCCATGAGATTTGAGCTCTAGAATGGCCAAACCTACACCAACTAATATACCTTTGTCTAAATCCTTTTGGAGTCTAATGTGATGATGCTTCCAGATCTTCTCAAAACTATcaaattctaattttatttaatcTGGAGAAAATTATTCTGAAAAATTTAATCGAGAGAAGTGACTCCTAACAttgaagaaaatgaacaagTGGCAAAACATTAGAATGACTCCAAAACTGACCTCAATTTTGGGTTGGCTCTGGTTGAATCAAATGCTTCGGTTTCAATTCAGAGCTCCATACGAAACTTCAGACCATGGTTCTGATATGGAAATTTTGAAACTTATTGTTTCATACTGATGTGCTTTTTGGTTGGTAAATAAACTCCGTTTCACATATTGATTAGCTGCATGGATGTTATGGAATTTCTTGTTTTACCCTGATATTCTTAGAGGTTGATAAATAGACTTCTTATGAGTTAGATTATACCCTTTTTAATTGTTGATTATAGTATTTAAGATGGAAAGGAACAGTTATCTATATATGCCCCTTTTTGACATACAAAATGCCTATTTGATAGCATATTTGCTGCCCTTTTTCAAGTTTCGGGTAATCAGAGTTGGTTTCAGCATAGTTTGAAGTTCAGAACATCATAATTTAGGGAAAAAATTGTATATGAAATTTTAATTAATCTTGGTCTTCTATTTGAGCATTACCCTCTAGCAAGAAATCACAATAATAGTCAAAATAGTATCAAGAAACTGGTGAGCTTAGATGTTTTCCTTGACTGAATTGACTGCTTTCAGTGGTTCACAAGTAATAATTAGTAGGGATTACACTGCATATTCTTTTAACTTATGTGTTCCTAAAGTTTCAGTATGACGGAAATTTTATTCTTAATTTGTTGTGTTACTTTCTTTATGTCTATATATTGGCCACTAATTGAATGTTTGCATGGGAACATAGATTTCAGTAAAACCCTAAATTTCTTTCCTTGAAATAGTGTTCTTGTAATGATGGATTCTCGAATGGTCTGTTGATTCCTTTCTCTAAATTCTTGCTAAGAATATGATCATATGTTTTTCTGTTATGAACTTAATTAGTTCACTTACTGATGCACAGGCAAACTCTCCTATTAGAACCCTAGATGAACTTAATGTTACTGAAGTTTTTCCATCTCTTTACTTCCCATCAATTTCGGAGAGAACAGAGATGGAATCCTTGAATGGGCATCATTCTAATACATCAGAACTGGAATCATTCACAGAATGTTCTAATGTCTCTCATATGAGTGTCGGGAAGTGCAATGCTGAAACTGGTCAAGAGTTTGGCCAAAGATCAAGGCATCGTTGCTATGTTATAACAGCACGAGCACGCTCTTTTCTCTACCACCAGGTTCACTATCTATACACGCTCTTTTATTCAACATCAATGAATTGATTTGCTTGTCCTTCCCTCTCATAGGAAAATAAACATATACTAGTTGTTCGTATGTTACTTCTGAAGAAAAGTTTTTGTTATTCTGTTTTTCTGATCTACAGCATCCTAATGTTTTTTTAACTCTAAGATGATCATTAAGAAGATAAAATATCTCATTATGTCATAATTATCTTAAACACTGCATGtgttttctaaatatatgaaggAATTAATATTATTGTCTTCCCTCATCAAAGATACGGCATTAAAAGAGCAACACTAGttgcaaggttttaaatcccatGGGTTGGGGCCGTCCTGGTTTTCTTGTGGACAGGATGTGCTGCCATCCCACCCCATCCTGACACATCGGAGAGGAATGCCCTAGGACACGCCGACAGGGATGCTGGGATGGTCCCATCTTGATACTTGGGATGGTACGCTGTCTCGCCATCCTGTGGGACATCCGATAGGGATTTGAAACCATGACTAGTAGTGAAACTTGTAAAACCCGAACAGGAATCCTTAGTAGCTTGAATTTTCTTTTGGGGTGCCTCATTTCTTTGAATATTTCTTTGAATATCTTGCTTATGCCTATACCTACTTTTAGATGCTTCATCCTACTCTTCAATCCAGTAGTCGATTAAAACAGATGTTTTATACTACATATGACCTTATACATATGTTTTGTGTGTGTATTTGCCTGCTATGTTACAGTAATATATGTAGTGAATCATATTATTTAAAAGAGCATTATAAGCGGTTGCCTTTTGATTTTCAATAATTTAGTTTAACAGTAGGCTTATTTAAAATTATAAGCATGCTGCTTTCCTGTTTGGTAATAAAAATCTTATGCAAAatatccaaaagaatagtctgaGATTCACACCTTTTCCCCACATAACTGAGCATTCCAAGTCTGCTAACTTTACTAATTAGAAACATAGTTTTGATATTATGTAACAGATATGGGAGGTGAAAAATGAGGGGAAAGGGAATGCTTGAAATTGTTGATGCCTTTGACATTTACATTTGACATTGTATTGAAGCCAATGTAGTCTGCTGTTATGGCAGAATATTTCTAAGCAACTCCTCTTTTTCTTGTTAAATCATGCAATAAGTGAcgggtattttattttttcccccttttgaaaaaaatgaagtgcGTAACATAAAATTTTGTGGCATATAAAATTTTGAACtgtaaatcttttttttaagaaaatcccTTCAGTTTTCACTATTCTTAAAACTAGAACATTAGCTTCACTTGGAAGTTGACTTGAAAGGTGCTGTTTAATCCTAGAAGGTGCATCTTTTTTGTGTGTGGGTACCTAATCAACTCCCTGTGGAATCTATTGTACAATAAAGTGAGTTGCATAATGATGGCATCTTATTCAAGATTTGGGTTAATACTGGAAGATATGCCACATTCCAGATGTTCAACTTCTCCTCCTCCTATTCTGCTTCATTCCTGGAAATCTTTCTGCTGAGGAAGATGTTACCTAGCTAATGCTCTTAGAGAATGATGATCATCCCaattgagagagagaggtcaTAAAATTTGGTTGAGAGTAGATGGAGGATGCTGCTGCTTTTGCTGTTTTGTTTTGCTCTGCTGGAAGGATGAAGGTCAGAATGATGGTGATGTGGAAAATAGCCATTGTCTTGCCTGTGTTAAATCTGCAGCCTTAGCCCACACAAAAGGATTCCAATTGTCCAAGTCATGGTAAAAACATCCTCAAGACTAGTATCAACATAAGCAATACTTAAATAATCAACAAATGTTATGTACAGTGCCTGATCCGAAGGCTTCACAATATGGATTTTTAAGTACTAA from the Phoenix dactylifera cultivar Barhee BC4 chromosome 14, palm_55x_up_171113_PBpolish2nd_filt_p, whole genome shotgun sequence genome contains:
- the LOC103704818 gene encoding tRNA pseudouridine synthase A encodes the protein MSGASTHKTHAHPLRVVRSFLDAAMSDDGGRPSQAAGSPDSQHDSKRFLDPPLDSSKPSKLSRSITEGEAGAEEAKDRVEEGREIMSQNSRIQRYLVAVEYIGTRFSGSQKQPTCRTVVGVLEEAFHKFVGQPVSIFCSSRTDAGVHALSNVCHVDVERISKRKPGEVLPPHEPGVVRRAVNHFLQKNEGDIMVIDVRCVPANFHARFKALERTYHYRILYGPEPLSTFDKERAWHVSEELDIPAMKKACSILVGCHDFSSFRAAGCQANSPIRTLDELNVTEVFPSLYFPSISERTEMESLNGHHSNTSELESFTECSNVSHMSVGKCNAETGQEFGQRSRHRCYVITARARSFLYHQVRLMVGALKSVGTGDLTFSDVERILNAKTITAASPMAPACGLYLGNVKYDFHEFS